One window of the Anolis sagrei isolate rAnoSag1 chromosome 5, rAnoSag1.mat, whole genome shotgun sequence genome contains the following:
- the CREBL2 gene encoding cAMP-responsive element-binding protein-like 2, whose translation MDESKVAGGKVKKPGKRGRKPAKIDLKAKLERSRQSARECRARKKLRYQYLEELVSSRERAICALREELEMYKQWCMAMDQGKIPSEIKALLSGEEQSKPQQNSARNSKVVKADANSHSSW comes from the exons ATGGACGAGAGCAAA GTAGCTGGTGGCAAAGTGAAGAAACCAGGGAAACGAGGCCGTAAACCAGCTAAAATAGATTTGAAAGCCAAACTTGAGAGGAGCCGGCAGAGTGCCAGAGAATGTAGGGCAAGGAAGAAGCTAAGGTATCAGTACCTAGAAGAGCTGGTTTCAAGCAGAGAGAGAGCAATCTGTGCTCTCAGAGAAGAGCTGGAAATG TACAAACAGTGGTGCATGGCAATGGACCAAGGAAAAATCCCTTCTGAAATTAAAGCTCTGCTTAGTGGAGAAGAACAAAGTAAACCCCAACAGAACTCAGCCAGGAATTCCAAAGTTGTGAAGGCAGATGCCAACAGTCACAGTTCCT GGTGA